From one Thermodesulfovibrionales bacterium genomic stretch:
- a CDS encoding prepilin-type N-terminal cleavage/methylation domain-containing protein: MRDIFRTGSGRPERYGTLRKTGGFSLLELIIVIFLITLVLGLSTVFFAKTLFSSRLTATARDLSATIRYARALAQINGERQVVSIDLDSKSYGIEGKGSKSIPADVMIKVIDPLSGEVPRGKFNINVNGIGGIDGGKIVLSSGKQSLSIETDPIVGTVMIK, encoded by the coding sequence ATGCGTGACATTTTCAGGACCGGGTCCGGACGACCGGAAAGATACGGCACGTTGCGGAAAACGGGGGGATTCAGCCTTCTCGAACTCATCATCGTCATCTTTCTCATCACGCTTGTACTCGGCCTCTCGACTGTCTTTTTTGCCAAGACCCTCTTCTCGAGCAGGCTCACGGCGACGGCACGGGATTTGTCGGCCACCATACGGTATGCGAGAGCCCTTGCGCAGATTAACGGCGAGAGACAGGTCGTCTCGATCGACCTTGACTCGAAATCCTACGGCATAGAGGGAAAGGGCAGTAAGAGCATCCCCGCCGATGTCATGATAAAGGTGATTGACCCTCTTTCCGGAGAGGTCCCGAGGGGGAAATTCAATATCAACGTTAACGGAATCGGCGGCATCGACGGGGGCAAGATCGTCCTGTCTTCCGGCAAGCAGTCTCTGAGTATAGAGACCGATCCGATAGTCGGAACGGTGATGATAAAATGA